The stretch of DNA GGCCATTTATTGGAAGAAAGGCTTCCTTTAATTCCTATTGGAGAAACAACAGCAGTGTGCGCTTGCTCTAAAGAAAATAACCTAGCTAGGTCTCCGGTCTCCTGGATAGAAGCTGGCTCTGTTCTAGATATTAGAGCTTGAATGAACGGAGTTAACATAATCGAACGAAGAGGCATGCGATCGCGTAGTTCACAGCGTAAAGAGCCTCCTAGAGTTGTGGAGTGAAAATTCCCCTTAGAAGATTTTTTTGTTCCATAAAAGCTACGCATTTTATGGGATCCATAGTTGCAAGCTGCGGCTCCAATAAGAGCAACACGATCAAATATTGGATGTTCAAAACATAGAGCAGAAAGATAGTAACGGGAAGAGATTGTATTCTTAGTAATCTTTTCTTTCATTGTGTCGGAAGATTGAGAAAAGGCTAGTAAAAACTTATGTCCATGAGCTCCCGACACCTGGGAAGATAAGACGTATCCTTTTGATGCAGAAGAGTATCCGTGATAATCTAAACGTTTCAGCTGTTTAGTGAATAGCGTAGATGCGGATCCTTGTAAAGCAAACCAGGAGTTATCTGGTAATAACGAACGTAGGCATGTGGTTGTATTTCTTCCTGAGTGCACTAAGTTATTGGCAACGAGATCTCCTCTACGAGCAGGATCTGGGATATATCCGACAGGAGCCCAGTTAACAGTCAGAGTATGGCGGGTGATTGTTACCTCAGGAGAGTTAGTGGTAGCTCCACCTCCGGCGGAAGCCTTAGTAAAAGGAACTTTAGCAGTTATCGTGCTGCTAGGATCGAAGGTCTCACTAGTTTTTTTCTGATCGGCAATAGATGTAGCAGATGCAAGTGATGTGGGATTGTTGCTAAGAGTGACCTTATAAGTGGTCGTTATCCATGCAGGAGTCCAAAGTCCCTGATATCCGTAGTGTGGGGGGGAGTATAACGAGGTATTGAGAGTATTTTTCCAATCAGCTCCTAATTGGCCATCATTAGTTGTTTCTATGGATAAGATGGGTTGTTCCGACTTTCCTCTAGAGAGATCGATGCTGTCGTAGACAGATTCATAATTTTCGTCCACAAGAGAGAGGCTACCGCCAAATGTGATCATTTGAGTGGCTATATTGGCTGTACTTGATGGCGTTTGATTTGCGTTAGTGTTTGTGGTCATATCCTGCGGATTGACACGAATACGTGGTGGATTATTTGGTGCATTGAGGATAGCGGGTAGGATGACCCCCAGGTTGGTAATATTGAGAGTCCCTCCTTTTCCAACCGTTAGGGTAGCTCCATCTCCTAGAGCAAGAAGGCTTGTTTTTTCTTGAGTAAAGGGGACATTGAATATTTCGAATTCGGCATCAGATTCTATAGCTAGAGTTCCAAACTTTAAAGTGGTAGGAGACTCTTTAATATAATTGCTTTCTTTCCCCAGTAGATATCTTATATCGCTAGATAATTGTTTATAGGAGAATACAACGGATCCAGAGAACTCTTCGGAAGGATTGAAGGTAACGGTGTGAGGACTGTTTGCTGGGGCGGTGCTTGCTTTTAGTACGCGTTCCCACTGAAAAAGATCGTAGAAATAGATATGAGTGTCTTTTTTAGCGCCGATGGACAACGTATAAGGATTGTTTAGGTTGCCCTCTTCAATGTGGAAGATTTTCCGAAGACCTAGAGTAGCGTAGTCAACTGGAAATAAGGTGTTGTTGTTAAAGACAATATCCCCTGAACCAGAATGAATGTAGTTTGTTGCGCCTCTTGTTTTCGATAGGTTGATAGCAGCTCCCCAGGCAGCAGAGTTATTGAGAAAGTAGATGGGACCATTTTCTTGGATGTTAAGATTGTTACAATCAATAGCTCCTCCTACGTGTGTAGCAGAGTTGCTGTCGAAATAGATGGGCCCTGTATTATTTTGTAAATAAAATTCTTGGGGCGTCTGAATGGCTCCGCCGTTCCCTTTAGGAGTGTTATTATGCCACCCTATAGCGCTGTTGTTGGAAAAAACGATTTTCCCAGTATTATTATTAATGGAACATTCTGTAGCAGATTGAACGGCCCCTCCCTTCCCAGCTTGGTTATAATTAAAGACTATAGGCCCATAATTATGAGCGATCCAACAGCCGCTGCTTCTGCTGCAAATAGCGCCTCCTCTGGCGAACTCTTGAGCATCGGTAGTGGGTATATGATCTAGTGTATGGTTGCCTTCGAATAAGATGCTGGAGGTAGTTTTGTTAATAGATACTCGATGGTCGGCACAGATAGCTCCTCCGCAGTCTCCGGATATGTTGTTGACAAAGGAGAGGCTTCGGTTATTGATGAAGTCGGCAATTGTGGAGTAGGTAGCTCCTCCGCGGTTTTGTTCATTCGCGCTCACACCTGTGTATTGAGCTCCAGCCGAAGTGTTGTTATAAAAAAGAACATCCTGATTCTGAGTAAACGTAATAGGGCCTTGGGCATGAATGGCTCCTCCGCCTCTATGATGCGTACAGTAGTTGTTACAGAAAAATAGATTGGCATTACCAGTAGCTGTGAAGGAGTTCATGGCTATATTAAAAGCTCCTGCAGAGCTTGTGGTGCTCATAGCATTAGAAAAGACCTGAGTTTGAGTGTTGCCTGAGATCGCGCAGGCTCCGCGTCCGTCAGCTTGTATAGAAGAGAACTCAATATTTTGTGCTGTAATGAAAGAAGGGAGATCTGGGATGAATGTAATATTTCTTCCAGCAAAAGTAAAAGTCTGAAAATGACTAGGATCGGTTTCGTTGGCGTGGAGGAGAGAAAGAGCCGAGAGGATAAAAGGAATATAAGCGAGGGATAGAGAGGTTCTTCTGGTCATTGCTAAGAAATTTGATGTTATTCTTAGTCTGCAGATAGTGTAATTATCGGATTTTGTAAAGCGAGGATTTTAGCTCTTCAGCATCAAGAAAAAAAGGCGCTTATTGATGTTTATTTATAATTTTTCTATGAAGCGAAGTAATTTATCTTATCTTTCATCTATCGTGTGATGCAAACGCCCTTTCATAAGTTCTTTCTTTCAATAATTCTATCTTACTCCATTTGCTGCTCCCTGGAAGGGCATGCAGCAGATATCACGGTTCCTCAAGGGATTTATGATGGGGAGACGTTAACAGCGCCATTTCCCTATACCGTAATAGGAGATCCTCGTGGAACGACGGTTGTTCCTGCGGGGAATTTAATTCTGAAAAACTTAGACAATTCCATTGCAGCGTTGCCTTTAAGTTGTTTCGGAAATTTAGCGGGAAATTTTACTATTGATGGAAACGGCTACTCCTTGACTTTTGAGAATATTCGAACAGCCACAAATGGAGCAGCGCTAAGTAATAGTGCCGCCGGCTCCGGATTGTTTATCGTTCAAGATTTTGATGAGCTGCTTTTTTCGAATTGTAATTCGCTGCTTTCAGCACTGCCTCAAGCTGGGAACCAGCAAACAACGCCAACTCCTTCTAGTGGGACTATTTATTCTAAATCGGATCTTATTTTAAAAAATATTCAGAATTTTTCGTTTTATAGCAATTTAGTTTCCGGGGACGGTGGAGCTATAGATGCTCAAAGTTTGACGATTCAAGGAGTAAAAAAACTTTGTGTGTTTCAAGAAAATACCGCTCAGTCTGATGGGGGAGCTTGTCAGGTAACCAAAAACTTTTTAGCTACAGATAATCCTGCTCCAGTTGCTTTCGTCGGTAATGTTGCGGGAATAAAGGGGGGAGGGGTTGCTGCTGTCAAAGATGGTCAGAATGGGCAGGCGCCTGGTCAAGGAACGACAGATTTATCAGTAAGTTTTTCGAAAAATACTGCGGTGGAATTCGATGGAAATGTTGCTCGGATTGGGGGAGGAATCTACTCGGATGGATCGATTTCCTTTCTAGAGAATGCTAAGACTGTTTTCCTGAATAATGAGGCTTCCCCTGTTTATATTGATCCTTCGCAGCCTCAAGGGGGTGGAGCAGGGCAGGCGCCTGCTGACAAAGATCATTATGGAAATGGGGGAGCCATTTTCTGTAAGAATGGTGCTCAGCCGCAGGGGGGAACAGCTGCCTCTGGAGAGGTCTCCTTTAAAGGAGAGGGGATGGTATTCTTCAGTAAAAATGTCGCCGCTGGCAAAGGCGGAGCTATTTATGCCAAAAAACTCTCCATTTCTGACTGTGGTCCAGTGCAGTTTATCGGAAATATTGCGAATGACGGGGGAGCGATTTATTTAGAAGCTTCTGGAGAACTGAGTCTATCTGCTGATCGTGGGGATATTATTTTTGACGCGAATTTAAAGAGAACCGCTCAGCAGGGTGCGGCTACTGTGAATGACGTACAGGTGGCATCGAATGCGATCTCTATGGCTACCGGAGGAAAAGTCGCTATATTAAGGGCTAGCGAGGGGCATCAAATTCTTTTTAATGACCCGATTGTTATGGCTAACGGGCAACAGCAACTGCAACCCCCCCTTAAGGTAAACGAAGGCGAAGGGTATTCGGGGGATATTGTTTTTGCTAAAGGGGAAAGTGTTTTGTACTCGGATATTGAGTTGACCCAAGGAAAGATTCTTCTCCGAGACAAAGCAAAGTTGTTAGTCCGCTCCCTGGACCAGACGGGAGGGGTTGTGTATATGGAAGCGGGAACGACTCTGGATTTTGTTAATGGAGCGCAACAGCAGCAGCCTGCTAAGCCGATATCTCTTACCAATTTACACTTATCTCTGGCTTCTTTGTTAGAGAGTAGTGGAGTGACAAATCCTCCCGCGGCTCCAACCTCTACTCCAGCTGTAATAGGAAATACTAATAATGGCTCCGTGACAATCGCTGGTCCGATTTTTTTTGAAGATTTAGATAACACCTCTTATGACAAATATGAGTGGTTAGGAGCAAATCGGACTCTTGATGTACTTAAATTACAGGTGGGTACTCAGCCTCCAGCAAATACTCCTGCCGCCCTGACCTTAGGGAGCGAAAATCCTCAGTACGGTTATCAAGGGAAGTGGGAGCTTCGATGGGAGCAGGATCCTGCTGCTCAACCTCCACAAAATAGCTATACTTTGAAAGCAACCTGGACTAAAACGGGATATAATCCAGGACCTGAGCGAGTAGCTTCCCTGGTCCCTAATAGTCTTTGGGGGTCCATTTTTGATGTGCGTTCCGCGCATTCTGCGATTCAGGCGAGTATAGATGGAAGAGCTTATTGCCGAGGGTTATGGATTTCTGGTATTTCGAACTTTTTCTACCATGACCGGGATGCTTTAGGTCAGGGATATCGGCATATTAGTGGTGGATATGCAATCGGAGCCAACTCGTATTTCGGGTCATCTATGTTTGGAGTGGCTTTTTCGGAAATGTTTGGAAGATCCAAGGATTATGTGGTGTGTAGGTCTAATGACCACGCCTGTATAGGAACAGTGTATCTATCGACTAAAAAAGCTTTGTGTGGATCCTGCGTGTTCGGGGAAACATTTATGCGTGCGAGTTATGGTTTCGGAAATCAGCATATGAAAACTTCTTATACATTTGCTGAAGAGAATGATGTGCGCTGGGATAATAACTGTCTAGTCGGAGAGATTGGAGCAGGACTTCCTATTGTGATTGCCCCATCCAAACTTTATTTGAATGAGTTACATCCCTTTGTGCAAGCAGAGTTTGCTTACGCAGACCATGAATCTTTTACAGAAGAAGGCGATCAAGCCCGGGAGTTTAAGAGTGGGCATCTTATGAATCTCACCATTCCTGTTGGAGTGAAATTCGATCGATGTTCTAGTAAACACCCGAATAAGTATAGCTTTATGGGAGCGTATATCTGTGATGCTTATCGATCCATCTCTGGAACGAAGACCACTCTCCTATCTCATCAAGAGAGCTGGACGACGGATGCTTTCCATTTGGGAAGACATGGAGCTATGGTCAGGGGATCTATGTATGCGTCTCTGACGAATAATATAGAAGTATATGGTCACGGAAGATATGAATACCGCAATGCTTCTCGGGGGTATGGTTTGAGTGTGGGCAGTAAAGTCCGATTCTAAAAATATTGGTTAGATAGTTAAGTGTTAGTAATGCCTTTTTCTTTGAGATCTACATCGTTTTGTTTTTTAGCTTGTTTGTGTGCCTATTCATATGGATTAGCGGGTTCTCCTTTGGTATTGCCCCCCGATGTCACGATTCCTTTTAAAGGAGATGATATTTGCTTGAATGGGGACTGTGCGTTTGTCAATATCTATGCGGGCGCAGAACAAGGTTCGATTATCTCCTCTAATGGGAACGATCTTACGATTACTGGGCAAAACCACGAATTATCATTTACAGATTCTCAAGGTCCAGTGCTTAAAGATTGTGCTTTTATTTCAGCTACAGACAGCGTTACACTGCGAGATTTTTCTACCCTTATGTTTTCGAAAAACATTTCTTCTGGAGAGAAAGGAATGATTTCGGGAAAAAAGGTTAGCATTTCCGGAGTAGACCAGGTAATTTTTTGGGATAATTCCGTAAGATATTCCCCTCTAGCTTCTACTACCGCAGGACAACCCCCTGCTCCGACTACTAACGACGCTCTGAAAGGATCGATTTTTGGTGTTGAGACAAGTGTGGAAATTTCCAGAATCCAAAAAGAGCTCCATTTCGATAATAACTCTGGGAATTTCGGAACAGTCTGTCATGGTGGCGCTCAGGGAAATGCGACGTTTACAGTCAAAGAGTGTAAAGGAAAAATTGCTTTCACAGATAATATCGCTTCTTGTGGGGGAGGAGTGATCTACAAAGGGGATGTGTTATTCCAAGATAATGAGGGAGCGATTCTTTTCCGAGGAAATGCTGCGAATGATGATTTGGGGATTCTGGCTGCTCAACCAACACCAGCTGATGTAGGAGGAGGTGGTGGGGCTATTTGTTCTCCGGATAAAACTGTCACTTTCAAAGGAAACAAAGGCCCGATCACTTTCGATTACAATTTCGCAAAAGGACGAGGGGGTGTTGTTCAAACACAAACTTTCACATTGATCGCAGACAACGCTGTTTTCTTTAGTAATAATACGGCGGAGAAAGGGGGAGGAGCTATTTATGCTCCTACCGTTGATATTAGTACAAATGGTGGGGCGATTCTTT from Chlamydia suis encodes:
- a CDS encoding polymorphic outer membrane protein middle domain-containing protein, yielding MTRRTSLSLAYIPFILSALSLLHANETDPSHFQTFTFAGRNITFIPDLPSFITAQNIEFSSIQADGRGACAISGNTQTQVFSNAMSTTSSAGAFNIAMNSFTATGNANLFFCNNYCTHHRGGGAIHAQGPITFTQNQDVLFYNNTSAGAQYTGVSANEQNRGGATYSTIADFINNRSLSFVNNISGDCGGAICADHRVSINKTTSSILFEGNHTLDHIPTTDAQEFARGGAICSRSSGCWIAHNYGPIVFNYNQAGKGGAVQSATECSINNNTGKIVFSNNSAIGWHNNTPKGNGGAIQTPQEFYLQNNTGPIYFDSNSATHVGGAIDCNNLNIQENGPIYFLNNSAAWGAAINLSKTRGATNYIHSGSGDIVFNNNTLFPVDYATLGLRKIFHIEEGNLNNPYTLSIGAKKDTHIYFYDLFQWERVLKASTAPANSPHTVTFNPSEEFSGSVVFSYKQLSSDIRYLLGKESNYIKESPTTLKFGTLAIESDAEFEIFNVPFTQEKTSLLALGDGATLTVGKGGTLNITNLGVILPAILNAPNNPPRIRVNPQDMTTNTNANQTPSSTANIATQMITFGGSLSLVDENYESVYDSIDLSRGKSEQPILSIETTNDGQLGADWKNTLNTSLYSPPHYGYQGLWTPAWITTTYKVTLSNNPTSLASATSIADQKKTSETFDPSSTITAKVPFTKASAGGGATTNSPEVTITRHTLTVNWAPVGYIPDPARRGDLVANNLVHSGRNTTTCLRSLLPDNSWFALQGSASTLFTKQLKRLDYHGYSSASKGYVLSSQVSGAHGHKFLLAFSQSSDTMKEKITKNTISSRYYLSALCFEHPIFDRVALIGAAACNYGSHKMRSFYGTKKSSKGNFHSTTLGGSLRCELRDRMPLRSIMLTPFIQALISRTEPASIQETGDLARLFSLEQAHTAVVSPIGIKGSLSSNKWPAIAWELEVAYQPTLYWKRPLLNTMLIKNNGTWVTTNTPLAKHSFYGRGSHSLKFSYLKLFANYQAEVATSTVSHYINAGGALVF
- a CDS encoding polymorphic outer membrane protein middle domain-containing protein → MQTPFHKFFLSIILSYSICCSLEGHAADITVPQGIYDGETLTAPFPYTVIGDPRGTTVVPAGNLILKNLDNSIAALPLSCFGNLAGNFTIDGNGYSLTFENIRTATNGAALSNSAAGSGLFIVQDFDELLFSNCNSLLSALPQAGNQQTTPTPSSGTIYSKSDLILKNIQNFSFYSNLVSGDGGAIDAQSLTIQGVKKLCVFQENTAQSDGGACQVTKNFLATDNPAPVAFVGNVAGIKGGGVAAVKDGQNGQAPGQGTTDLSVSFSKNTAVEFDGNVARIGGGIYSDGSISFLENAKTVFLNNEASPVYIDPSQPQGGGAGQAPADKDHYGNGGAIFCKNGAQPQGGTAASGEVSFKGEGMVFFSKNVAAGKGGAIYAKKLSISDCGPVQFIGNIANDGGAIYLEASGELSLSADRGDIIFDANLKRTAQQGAATVNDVQVASNAISMATGGKVAILRASEGHQILFNDPIVMANGQQQLQPPLKVNEGEGYSGDIVFAKGESVLYSDIELTQGKILLRDKAKLLVRSLDQTGGVVYMEAGTTLDFVNGAQQQQPAKPISLTNLHLSLASLLESSGVTNPPAAPTSTPAVIGNTNNGSVTIAGPIFFEDLDNTSYDKYEWLGANRTLDVLKLQVGTQPPANTPAALTLGSENPQYGYQGKWELRWEQDPAAQPPQNSYTLKATWTKTGYNPGPERVASLVPNSLWGSIFDVRSAHSAIQASIDGRAYCRGLWISGISNFFYHDRDALGQGYRHISGGYAIGANSYFGSSMFGVAFSEMFGRSKDYVVCRSNDHACIGTVYLSTKKALCGSCVFGETFMRASYGFGNQHMKTSYTFAEENDVRWDNNCLVGEIGAGLPIVIAPSKLYLNELHPFVQAEFAYADHESFTEEGDQAREFKSGHLMNLTIPVGVKFDRCSSKHPNKYSFMGAYICDAYRSISGTKTTLLSHQESWTTDAFHLGRHGAMVRGSMYASLTNNIEVYGHGRYEYRNASRGYGLSVGSKVRF